A region of the Phaeodactylum tricornutum CCAP 1055/1 chromosome 1, whole genome shotgun sequence genome:
CAATCTCATTACGATGAATTGACTTTTCCATATAAGTCAGATAATTTGATCGATTCAGTAGGCGTGCCAAGTGGTTTGTGGGGTATTCCCCAAACAATGGAACGGAGGTACCGTCCATCGGACCTACCGCATTCACCCGAAAGGCCAGCGGGTTGATACGGTCACGAACGCTGTACGTGGCGAAGAGCAATGCACGAACTTTTGCCAAGATATTAGGCAGTCTTTGCTTGAGATAATCGGTATCATAATGTATATCAAAGTGATCGTTTCCCCGTTGAATCAAGTCGCTCCCCATTCGCATGACTTCACTAATGTCCCGATCCGATATGATGTTGTCGTGTACTCCTCGAAAGCATTGTCGTGCGTCCTTGTTGAAACGACACGTTTTCGTTGTGATTGGAAACGTGAATATCCAAACAGGCCGAAAGTGCTGCCCATGCACCAGGCGACGGTGGGCGACATTCCAGTGACCAAAACTTTTGGAATCCATTAACAATGTAAGGTTCCAAGAGAGACACTTCTTCGGACGACTGGGTCTGTAAGAACGCATCAACAACGACGTGCTGTGCCGGAATATGGAGGACACCGTCGGAACAGTCCATCACATCTCGTTTGCCCCACCATTTCATCCACAAGCGTTGCTTCCAGGACAAGTTGGAATCGCGGTacaaatttggacaagaatTTTCGTGAGGCAGTAACAGTCGTAAATGAAGGAGTTCTTTCATTAGAGGCAAGTCCAGAACATCGTTTGTGGGTGCGCCTTTTCCCTGGAATAATGGCAAAGATTGCATCATGATACAAAAGAAAGCCGTCGCAACGGCCACGACGGCAAGACAAATACGTCGGACGGTAAGTCGAGCCCGTTCTTGGTGGCCTCCTCCAATCTGAACGGGTACGAGGAGCAAGTCTTCTACCGCCACACCTTGTTCACGATAGCGAATAATGGCTCGCGCAATAGCCGCAGCCgcatttctttcttcttgttccaacCACTGTCGGTCCGcatcgtcattgtcgttTGCA
Encoded here:
- a CDS encoding predicted protein codes for the protein MESETKSVNLPLDAFGSQESQSMGNRQLYRINESTSDAQELLERPDLQDEDILDFLRGQDKETRANSKSAASKAYESQIQSYRTRRLEIHNLSQKLANGEARIDEDERLVSVSDQPVGPPRQDLPPPPPPRDMNAPIDPQHPIANDNDDADRQWLEQEERNAAAAIARAIIRYREQGVAVEDLLLVPVQIGGGHQERARLTVRRICLAVVAVATAFFCIMMQSLPLFQGKGAPTNDVLDLPLMKELLHLRLLLPHENSCPNLYRDSNLSWKQRLWMKWWGKRDVMDCSDGVLHIPAQHVVVDAFLQTQSSEEVSLLEPYIVNGFQKFWSLECRPPSPGAWAALSACLDIHVSNHNENQRLPNILAKVRALLFATYSVRDRINPLAFRVNAVGPMDGTSVPLFGEYPTNHLARLLNRSNYLTYMEKSIHRNEIAQYSLPWPFRIEPKRETCNLLADSEADPRFAIHTSVFLSEGAGEDYRGGVALYVDSDVSNTKPRHKIRNGVSFDGSRGRVVVSTGGLENRRCRLPVRAGIRAALQIWWGVNNSEGMLNI